The Candidatus Thorarchaeota archaeon genome includes a region encoding these proteins:
- a CDS encoding pyridoxamine 5'-phosphate oxidase family protein translates to MDISEKTEKRLRNLFDSQLNAALATSKDGKPYCCLVSFFVTDDFKHLLFATKRARLKYEQMDANPSVALLIENTTNQPEDVTQAISVSVLGTAKDVKGADRLDYADQLAERHPKLEQFVHSEDTAIMRVTIAKMYVVTNFEEVEVVDL, encoded by the coding sequence ATGGATATATCAGAGAAAACGGAGAAGAGACTCAGAAACCTGTTCGACTCACAACTGAATGCAGCACTTGCTACTTCGAAAGACGGAAAACCATACTGTTGTTTAGTATCGTTCTTTGTCACTGATGACTTCAAGCACTTGCTCTTCGCAACCAAGCGAGCCCGCTTGAAATACGAACAGATGGATGCAAATCCTTCTGTTGCTCTCTTGATAGAAAACACTACGAATCAGCCTGAAGATGTCACTCAAGCTATTTCTGTTTCGGTACTAGGTACGGCTAAAGATGTCAAGGGAGCTGACAGATTGGACTACGCAGATCAATTGGCTGAGCGTCACCCGAAACTCGAACAGTTCGTGCATTCGGAAGACACTGCTATCATGAGAGTAACGATTGCGAAGATGTATGTTGTCACCAATTTCGAAGAGGTCGAAGTTGTCGACCTTTAG
- a CDS encoding ferritin gives MGKRGKEIVGLDVDELIEKLNKAFADEWLAYYQYWIGSQVAVGPMRGAVVAELVEHAGDELRHAGMLSERILTLGGTPLLSPEDWFDNYNCEYATPEEPDVPKLLEQNIEAERCAIDVYHELVNMTEGKDQVTYNLALEVMEDEVEHEEDLEALMDDIEVMKKKA, from the coding sequence ATGGGAAAACGAGGAAAAGAAATAGTTGGTCTAGATGTAGATGAGCTCATCGAGAAACTCAATAAAGCATTCGCTGACGAGTGGCTCGCTTACTACCAGTACTGGATAGGCTCACAAGTTGCAGTAGGTCCCATGAGGGGTGCTGTGGTTGCCGAGCTTGTTGAACATGCCGGAGATGAGCTTCGACATGCTGGAATGCTTTCGGAGCGAATTCTAACCCTTGGCGGGACACCGCTGCTCAGTCCAGAAGACTGGTTCGATAACTACAATTGTGAGTATGCCACTCCGGAAGAGCCAGACGTACCGAAGCTACTTGAGCAGAATATCGAAGCCGAACGCTGTGCTATCGATGTTTACCATGAGCTGGTCAACATGACAGAGGGCAAGGATCAAGTTACCTATAACCTCGCTCTCGAAGTTATGGAAGATGAGGTCGAACATGAAGAAGACCTCGAGGCTCTGATGGACGACATCGAAGTCATGAAGAAGAAAGCATAG
- a CDS encoding threonine/serine dehydratase, which translates to MEIPTLRDIQNAAKLLKTRIKHTPLVRSEFLSEVANGSVYLKLENLQKTGAFKIRGAFTALSRLEQKGDSKGVITASSGNHGQAVGLAAAELGINATIVVPEHVSKSKLKKIKQFDVNVIKRGSYEEVEPLAKQLAQDKELTYVSPYNHPDIIAGQGTVALEILEEEPDTDAIIVPVGGGGLISGIAIAAKGLKPEIQIIGVQAEASPMVYHCWKSNEFVKVQENETVASGLMGGIQEDSITLSIMRDNVDDMILVEEGTILHALKILYESEGQRVEGAAAVAVAAILKNPTRFRGKKVVAVLTGGNIEESMFQQLIRDTSS; encoded by the coding sequence TTGGAAATACCAACGCTTCGTGACATCCAAAATGCTGCAAAACTGCTCAAGACTAGAATAAAACATACTCCTTTAGTCCGCTCCGAGTTCCTGAGCGAGGTAGCAAATGGCAGTGTGTATCTCAAGCTAGAGAACCTGCAGAAGACGGGCGCTTTCAAAATCAGGGGGGCTTTCACGGCATTATCAAGACTTGAGCAGAAAGGGGACTCCAAAGGCGTAATAACAGCCTCTTCAGGAAATCATGGCCAGGCTGTTGGTCTAGCCGCTGCTGAGCTGGGAATCAATGCAACAATCGTGGTGCCAGAACATGTCTCGAAAAGTAAACTCAAGAAAATAAAGCAGTTTGATGTAAACGTGATCAAGAGGGGTTCCTATGAGGAGGTTGAGCCTCTGGCGAAGCAGCTGGCACAAGATAAGGAACTGACCTATGTAAGTCCATACAATCATCCTGATATCATTGCAGGTCAAGGTACTGTTGCACTAGAAATACTGGAGGAAGAACCAGATACCGACGCAATCATTGTTCCCGTGGGAGGTGGCGGTTTGATATCGGGTATCGCCATTGCAGCAAAGGGCTTGAAACCTGAAATTCAGATAATCGGGGTACAGGCAGAAGCATCACCTATGGTATATCACTGCTGGAAGTCGAATGAGTTTGTCAAAGTGCAAGAGAACGAGACTGTTGCTTCAGGATTGATGGGAGGTATTCAGGAGGACTCCATCACACTTTCGATCATGCGGGATAACGTGGATGACATGATTTTGGTTGAAGAGGGAACCATCTTACACGCTCTCAAGATTCTTTATGAATCAGAAGGGCAGCGTGTTGAGGGTGCAGCAGCTGTTGCAGTCGCTGCGATTCTGAAGAATCCCACCCGGTTCAGGGGAAAGAAAGTCGTGGCCGTGCTAACTGGCGGAAATATTGAAGAGTCTATGTTTCAACAATTGATTCGAGACACTAGTAGCTGA
- a CDS encoding GH3 auxin-responsive promoter family protein: MSIMRRLVSFYAKRKQKSIDEVLTNPIEITNEKLMSILHRHRDTLLGKQYRFDEITTPEQFRQQVPLSDYESMKPYFELTYADPGGGILTKDPVYWYLQTSGTSGEPKKLPVTKRGLKDVSGVTALCWMAFMNAEPENPKIVDGTLITFGAAPELGSINGVKVGYATGVYARNQNALFQRLIEPGEDVFNIDDMDLKMRKYAELMATRDVTGIQGITTLSLALVRRMQNQYGPWLLDRFAGTQHESRIRDALRDHGTLDVGALWPNLRLVLASGIDPDPYREWISNTLPNATLWNMYGASEGVFAGQLVPDMEGMQLFTNTNYFEFIPEDVVNEQDPEVLPLSDVKAGNRYEIVITNIQGYYRYRIGDMVTFESTNPYTIRSIGRCGNVVNLAGEKITEEQVARAMRQTAEKTGYEILDYSVIGIIEGSRGHYVIAAMFQHDRVDAVEFVTAYEEAMKTINPEFRGSRETGAIGPTVLYRMNSSAFEHRVRTHHLQAKPVPLTTDTDVLSICEAI, translated from the coding sequence ATGTCGATTATGAGACGACTTGTTTCGTTCTACGCGAAACGCAAACAGAAGAGTATCGATGAGGTACTTACCAACCCCATCGAGATAACCAATGAAAAACTTATGTCTATTCTGCACCGTCACCGGGACACACTCCTGGGCAAACAGTATAGATTTGATGAGATAACAACACCTGAGCAGTTCAGGCAACAGGTCCCGTTGTCAGACTATGAGAGTATGAAGCCGTATTTTGAACTAACGTATGCTGACCCAGGTGGTGGTATCCTGACCAAGGATCCCGTTTACTGGTATTTGCAGACCTCTGGCACATCAGGGGAACCAAAGAAACTACCTGTAACCAAGAGAGGGCTCAAAGATGTCAGTGGTGTAACCGCCCTTTGCTGGATGGCGTTTATGAACGCAGAACCTGAGAATCCCAAGATTGTTGATGGTACGCTCATCACCTTTGGTGCGGCTCCCGAACTTGGTAGCATCAATGGCGTGAAAGTAGGATACGCAACAGGAGTGTACGCTCGGAATCAGAATGCGTTGTTTCAGCGGCTCATAGAACCGGGTGAAGACGTGTTCAACATTGACGATATGGATCTCAAGATGCGAAAATATGCTGAACTCATGGCAACCCGAGATGTCACCGGGATTCAGGGTATAACCACACTCTCTCTGGCTCTTGTCCGGAGGATGCAGAACCAGTATGGTCCGTGGTTGCTTGACAGATTTGCTGGCACCCAGCACGAATCCAGGATTCGTGATGCCCTGCGGGATCATGGCACACTTGATGTGGGAGCGTTGTGGCCGAACCTCCGGCTAGTCCTGGCTTCAGGTATTGACCCAGACCCGTACAGGGAGTGGATCTCAAACACTTTGCCAAACGCCACCCTCTGGAACATGTATGGGGCATCCGAGGGTGTCTTTGCTGGGCAGCTCGTACCCGACATGGAAGGCATGCAGCTATTCACCAACACAAACTACTTCGAATTCATCCCGGAGGATGTGGTGAACGAACAAGACCCGGAAGTGCTACCACTGAGTGATGTCAAAGCCGGCAATCGGTATGAGATCGTTATCACGAACATTCAGGGTTACTATCGCTACCGCATTGGTGATATGGTTACATTCGAGAGTACCAACCCCTATACCATCCGCTCTATCGGCCGATGCGGAAACGTCGTGAATCTGGCAGGAGAGAAAATCACCGAAGAGCAAGTAGCAAGGGCGATGAGACAGACTGCTGAGAAAACCGGCTACGAAATACTTGACTACAGCGTTATAGGCATCATTGAAGGAAGCAGGGGGCACTATGTTATTGCAGCAATGTTTCAACACGACCGGGTTGACGCAGTTGAGTTCGTTACCGCCTATGAAGAGGCGATGAAGACTATCAATCCCGAGTTCCGTGGGTCAAGGGAAACTGGAGCGATTGGGCCAACAGTTCTGTATCGTATGAACAGCTCAGCTTTTGAGCACCGCGTGCGGACCCATCATTTACAGGCCAAACCGGTACCCCTCACCACCGATACGGATGTACTTTCCATCTGTGAGGCGATATGA
- a CDS encoding Ldh family oxidoreductase, which translates to MMKLEVPETAAVHVADNLVTSNLRGIDSHGVGRLKRYVSGIRDGYIVPDSQPETVTENSVMAKVDGKHGLGQNIGVYSMKLAIEKAEDSGIGVVTVFNSNHFGFAGYYAMMALEEDLIGISMTNSEPLVVPTFGKNAKLGTNPIAVAVPTSENRPWVMDQATSVVPSGKLQVYDRTGRKIPDGWATDETGRSTNNPEEVLKNMYGGTGKGGILPLGGEGELHGGHKGYGFATMVDILCGVLSSANYDGDVKFSVEGKTQHPNVGHFFMALKPSFFINIDVFKTRMDDLINRLHESEKAEGQTRIFVHGEKEFEERKRREKSGIPLDNKTVKSLLGFAEEFGVNLEFKS; encoded by the coding sequence ATGATGAAACTCGAAGTGCCTGAAACTGCCGCAGTGCACGTAGCCGATAACCTAGTAACCTCCAATCTAAGAGGAATAGACTCGCACGGCGTGGGTCGACTGAAGAGATATGTCAGCGGTATTCGGGACGGGTATATTGTTCCCGATTCCCAACCAGAAACAGTAACTGAAAATTCTGTGATGGCTAAAGTGGATGGGAAGCACGGACTAGGCCAGAATATAGGAGTTTACAGTATGAAGCTGGCTATCGAGAAGGCAGAAGATAGCGGCATTGGAGTTGTTACTGTGTTCAACTCAAATCATTTTGGTTTCGCAGGCTACTACGCGATGATGGCATTAGAGGAGGATTTAATCGGAATATCCATGACAAACTCAGAACCTCTGGTTGTGCCCACATTTGGAAAGAACGCAAAGCTAGGGACGAACCCAATCGCAGTAGCGGTACCTACATCAGAGAATAGACCCTGGGTTATGGATCAGGCAACAAGTGTAGTGCCAAGCGGAAAGCTTCAGGTCTATGATAGAACCGGCAGGAAAATACCTGATGGGTGGGCAACTGATGAAACTGGTAGAAGTACGAATAATCCTGAAGAGGTTTTGAAAAATATGTATGGGGGTACCGGAAAAGGCGGTATTCTCCCGCTAGGCGGAGAAGGGGAGTTACATGGAGGACACAAGGGGTATGGATTTGCAACTATGGTGGACATTCTCTGCGGTGTGCTTTCAAGTGCGAATTATGATGGGGATGTGAAATTTTCCGTAGAGGGAAAAACTCAGCATCCCAATGTTGGGCACTTCTTCATGGCATTGAAGCCATCCTTCTTCATCAACATTGATGTCTTCAAAACAAGAATGGATGATTTGATAAACCGCCTTCATGAATCGGAGAAAGCAGAGGGACAGACTCGTATCTTCGTACATGGCGAGAAGGAATTCGAAGAAAGAAAACGAAGAGAGAAATCAGGTATTCCGCTTGACAACAAGACCGTGAAAAGCCTGTTGGGATTCGCAGAAGAGTTCGGGGTCAATCTTGAATTCAAAAGCTGA
- a CDS encoding ATP-dependent DNA helicase, with protein MSLTSSDPLDHFPYHPRPNQEAAVIHSADVFREKKIGLLSAGCGVGKTIAVLAGWFAARENNPSARLLILTRTHSQSEVFESELEQIRRKNLEDTGSSPVTSTSMVARAHMCPLRHRLDIELKHGFLKSCAEAIKTGNCSYYWSFYKSGKGDVPRIRSESVEMVDSLLENAVVTRALIEEEAETSGCCPYEIMRWCSKSSKVLIGSYGYLFSHRARNALLSTLSVDLNELDLLVDEAHNLPSFVLGSEGSLLTGKDIEVLLEQLPQLEKELGVSWAGESIEFLFESMMTHLDGIQGNEKELPAYEVFPRFVVPGELEALVKGAQFESLSTKLESKLDQLLDFLFNAYRAVNSDSWHITLELLNPHWEVTRSNTVLAIRPLNSAGLIAPVLAGTRSALLMSGTMRPSEHYARLLGINSPAVAEIDSPFPEDSRIVLVDKTVTTKYTHRNESLWRNIATRIETALESVPADKSALVAFPSYKIMNHVLSYGINNQYRGQITEERGVRIESVLEALLDRPQTIFSVYAGRLSEGVDLVHDGSSLLNLIIGVGVPFSPPTSYNIALQEFYDQRFGAGKGYYYSSVLPAIRRVAQLIGRLRRSPKDRGLCILLDNRFIKYSRGLGSDVIADMWPYDSLGELRAAIDMFVAGGREQ; from the coding sequence ATGAGTCTAACATCTTCAGACCCGTTGGATCATTTTCCCTATCACCCAAGACCCAATCAAGAAGCGGCTGTCATTCACTCAGCAGATGTTTTCAGAGAGAAAAAAATTGGGCTATTATCCGCTGGTTGCGGCGTTGGTAAGACAATTGCTGTACTGGCTGGTTGGTTCGCGGCAAGAGAAAACAATCCTTCAGCTCGACTATTGATTCTCACTAGAACTCATTCTCAATCGGAGGTCTTTGAATCAGAGCTTGAACAGATTCGAAGGAAGAACCTAGAGGATACTGGTTCAAGCCCGGTTACGTCAACGAGCATGGTTGCGAGGGCGCATATGTGCCCACTTCGTCATCGCCTAGACATTGAACTCAAGCATGGTTTCTTGAAATCGTGTGCTGAAGCTATCAAAACGGGAAACTGCTCCTATTACTGGAGTTTCTACAAGAGTGGGAAGGGCGATGTTCCCCGGATTCGATCAGAATCAGTTGAGATGGTCGATAGCCTTCTGGAGAATGCTGTTGTCACACGCGCATTAATTGAAGAGGAGGCTGAAACGTCCGGTTGTTGCCCATATGAAATAATGCGATGGTGTTCAAAGTCTAGTAAGGTGCTTATCGGCTCCTATGGTTACTTGTTCAGCCATCGAGCTAGAAACGCGCTTCTGAGTACATTATCTGTTGATTTGAATGAGTTAGACCTACTTGTTGACGAAGCCCATAATCTACCTTCCTTCGTGCTTGGCTCGGAAGGGTCCCTTCTGACAGGTAAGGACATTGAAGTTCTTCTAGAGCAGCTACCTCAACTTGAGAAAGAGCTTGGTGTATCTTGGGCTGGGGAAAGTATAGAATTTCTCTTTGAGAGCATGATGACGCACTTGGACGGAATCCAAGGAAATGAAAAGGAGCTTCCAGCCTACGAGGTGTTTCCACGATTTGTAGTCCCAGGAGAGCTTGAAGCCCTAGTAAAAGGAGCTCAGTTTGAATCATTGTCAACGAAACTCGAAAGCAAGCTTGATCAGCTCCTTGATTTCCTGTTCAATGCCTACCGTGCAGTCAATAGTGATTCCTGGCATATCACACTTGAGCTCCTCAACCCACACTGGGAGGTAACTCGTTCAAATACAGTACTCGCGATACGGCCCTTGAATTCGGCCGGTCTGATAGCACCTGTGCTTGCTGGTACAAGATCCGCCTTGTTAATGTCTGGAACAATGAGACCTTCAGAGCATTACGCTAGGCTTCTTGGCATAAACAGTCCCGCTGTTGCAGAGATTGACAGTCCCTTTCCAGAGGATTCCCGCATCGTACTGGTTGACAAGACAGTGACTACGAAGTACACCCACCGAAATGAATCTCTTTGGCGAAATATAGCCACGAGAATCGAGACTGCCCTTGAGTCAGTCCCAGCTGACAAGAGTGCCCTCGTTGCTTTTCCCAGCTACAAAATAATGAACCACGTCTTGAGTTATGGTATCAACAACCAGTATCGTGGGCAAATAACGGAAGAACGCGGTGTACGGATTGAGTCCGTCTTGGAAGCCCTTCTTGACCGTCCGCAGACTATTTTCTCTGTATATGCAGGCAGGCTAAGCGAAGGGGTGGATCTCGTACACGATGGGTCATCCTTGCTCAATCTGATAATTGGTGTTGGCGTACCTTTTTCACCACCCACATCCTATAACATAGCCTTGCAAGAATTCTACGATCAGCGGTTTGGTGCCGGGAAAGGATACTACTACTCGTCAGTGCTGCCTGCAATTCGTAGAGTTGCCCAGCTTATTGGGAGGCTACGAAGAAGCCCGAAGGACCGGGGTTTATGCATACTCCTAGATAACCGTTTCATCAAGTATTCACGAGGTCTGGGCAGCGATGTTATAGCTGATATGTGGCCATATGATAGCCTTGGTGAGTTGAGAGCTGCTATCGATATGTTTGTTGCAGGAGGGAGAGAACAATGA
- a CDS encoding DEAD/DEAH box helicase, whose product MTLAQESVMAWLRDAGLEPRKLQQKAIDAGLLEGTNLMICSPTGSGKTLIGEMAALRAVSNGQKAVFMVPLRSLALQVGKTIKERYASRGLNVEISTSDFETSGSTLESCDVLVATYERTDSLLRHKAAWLSDLGTVIVDEIQNISDSMRGGRLEGTLMRLRKAFADIQFVVLSATVGQPNILADWLDCKLVQSNHRPVPLVTRVLKASEPEKTVQDLVMSSIQKSGQVVVFNRTRREAVAAAQRLAPHVVRQLRHVEKESLVNEVDSLENWSASLPRDLVSLIHKGVAYHHAGLDFESRHLVERLFKRGVLKAISATTTLASGMNLPARTVVLSSIASPADYKEILSANEIHQMLGRAGRPGYDKEGFGIIITRSEGERQTALDGYFHRIEDPENDEHERMPKFNPVRSSLSTNLAEQVLVAIDFLGGVAVSDLENTFFAQSYLVHNHVRNPKSPVRPLVLSELTAQAAIEKHAMSETVHAAMQGVLASTEIREESEQTLGGLVQPRSGGGYTCRFSIRPQKSGVMEGPMCSCGRPISDDGILCPHLVALGITASKLAQSKADFIIPLALGEMSPVATLSKLGLIEAGSDNRLKLTALGSVVCKLYLRIPTVRELLALLPMVETSQEMLDLLGHIIMLESGRNLGESASRVAAELILTSDTCETISARNDIDVGDVRLVLEMLDWVLISISSIAEISNLKTVGNGIHRMLNELHSNRYEGERNVNKQ is encoded by the coding sequence ATGACTCTTGCACAAGAATCGGTGATGGCTTGGCTTCGTGATGCTGGATTAGAACCTAGAAAGCTACAGCAGAAGGCCATAGACGCAGGGTTACTCGAAGGAACCAACCTGATGATTTGTAGTCCCACAGGATCAGGCAAGACCCTCATTGGTGAGATGGCCGCTCTTCGGGCTGTATCTAATGGACAGAAAGCTGTTTTCATGGTGCCTCTCCGGTCACTTGCACTACAAGTTGGAAAAACAATCAAGGAACGTTACGCTAGTCGAGGTTTGAATGTAGAGATAAGTACCTCCGATTTCGAAACAAGCGGTAGTACACTAGAATCTTGTGATGTTCTTGTTGCAACATACGAACGGACCGATTCACTACTTCGCCACAAAGCCGCATGGTTGTCAGATCTTGGTACTGTGATTGTCGATGAGATTCAGAACATCTCAGATTCAATGAGAGGGGGACGTCTTGAAGGTACGCTTATGCGATTGCGAAAGGCATTCGCTGATATTCAATTTGTGGTCCTTAGTGCTACCGTCGGTCAGCCCAACATACTAGCTGATTGGTTGGACTGCAAACTCGTGCAGTCGAATCATAGACCAGTTCCCTTGGTAACGCGGGTTCTCAAAGCAAGTGAACCAGAAAAGACAGTTCAGGATCTTGTGATGAGTAGCATCCAGAAAAGTGGTCAAGTTGTGGTTTTCAACAGAACTCGGCGAGAGGCTGTAGCCGCAGCTCAGCGGCTTGCACCACATGTAGTTAGGCAATTGCGTCACGTAGAAAAAGAAAGTCTTGTCAACGAAGTAGATTCTCTTGAAAACTGGAGCGCCTCTTTGCCTCGGGATTTGGTCTCTCTTATTCACAAAGGTGTAGCATACCACCATGCAGGCTTAGATTTTGAGTCTCGGCATCTTGTTGAACGGCTATTTAAACGAGGTGTTCTGAAGGCGATTTCAGCAACAACAACGCTTGCTTCAGGTATGAATCTGCCAGCTCGAACTGTGGTTCTTTCATCAATTGCTTCTCCTGCTGATTACAAGGAAATTCTTTCCGCAAATGAGATTCATCAGATGCTCGGAAGGGCTGGTCGCCCAGGGTATGACAAAGAGGGGTTCGGTATCATAATAACTCGAAGTGAAGGTGAAAGACAAACCGCTCTTGATGGCTATTTTCATCGTATTGAAGATCCTGAGAATGACGAACACGAAAGGATGCCGAAATTCAACCCCGTTCGCAGCAGCCTTTCTACTAATCTAGCAGAACAAGTGCTTGTAGCTATCGATTTCCTTGGAGGTGTTGCAGTTTCGGATCTCGAAAATACCTTCTTTGCTCAGTCATATCTTGTTCACAATCACGTAAGGAACCCAAAATCTCCGGTCCGACCGCTGGTTCTATCCGAGCTAACAGCACAAGCTGCTATTGAAAAACATGCTATGTCTGAGACCGTTCATGCGGCAATGCAAGGTGTTCTCGCTAGTACCGAAATACGGGAAGAATCTGAACAGACACTAGGAGGCCTAGTCCAACCCCGTAGTGGCGGTGGATACACGTGTCGCTTCTCTATCAGGCCGCAGAAAAGTGGAGTTATGGAGGGACCCATGTGCTCCTGCGGAAGGCCTATTTCAGATGACGGCATACTCTGCCCACATCTTGTTGCCTTGGGAATTACGGCCTCAAAATTGGCGCAATCGAAAGCTGATTTCATTATCCCTCTCGCATTGGGAGAGATGAGTCCGGTGGCGACTCTTAGCAAGCTTGGTCTTATTGAAGCTGGCTCTGATAACCGACTCAAGCTAACAGCTCTTGGGAGCGTTGTCTGCAAGCTGTATCTTCGTATTCCTACTGTCAGAGAACTCCTTGCTTTGCTTCCAATGGTTGAAACATCGCAGGAGATGCTAGACCTACTGGGTCATATCATCATGCTAGAAAGTGGGAGAAACTTAGGTGAGTCGGCATCCCGGGTTGCAGCTGAACTGATCTTAACTTCTGATACATGTGAAACCATCTCAGCAAGGAATGATATTGACGTAGGTGACGTTAGACTCGTTCTGGAAATGCTTGATTGGGTCCTTATTTCTATTTCAAGCATTGCTGAGATTTCCAACCTGAAGACTGTAGGAAATGGGATTCACAGAATGCTCAATGAATTACACTCGAATCGTTACGAGGGTGAAAGAAATGTCAACAAGCAGTGA